The following are from one region of the Microbacterium paraoxydans genome:
- a CDS encoding gamma-glutamyl-gamma-aminobutyrate hydrolase family protein encodes MTRPLIGITTWRRAIDTDLGTGRPAHSLGTEYATPIEAAGGAVVLLPPTAGVDEVLDRLDGLVLSGGEDLHPSHYGAEPQDGKSYDSARDGYEIALALGARERGLPVLAICRGLQVCTVAFGGSLIVDIPATADHHPVRGADEQLSARHAVAFAEDSRLAALYGTTTRTVNTIHHQSVDTPAPGLRPVAWAPDGIVEAVEAGDDWAFWAVQWHPEKMTAPEEAAEERPLFAAFVAAARERAAEPSAGQKGTR; translated from the coding sequence GTGACCCGCCCGCTCATCGGCATCACCACCTGGCGCCGCGCCATCGACACCGACCTCGGCACGGGCCGCCCCGCGCACAGCCTCGGCACCGAATACGCCACGCCGATCGAGGCCGCCGGCGGCGCCGTCGTGCTGCTGCCGCCGACCGCCGGTGTCGACGAGGTCCTCGATCGGCTCGACGGACTGGTGCTCTCCGGCGGGGAGGATCTGCACCCCTCGCACTACGGCGCCGAGCCCCAGGACGGGAAGTCGTACGACTCGGCCCGCGACGGCTACGAGATCGCGCTCGCCCTCGGCGCCCGGGAACGAGGCCTGCCGGTGCTGGCGATCTGCCGCGGGCTCCAGGTCTGCACCGTCGCGTTCGGCGGCTCCCTCATCGTCGACATCCCCGCCACGGCCGACCATCACCCGGTGCGAGGAGCAGACGAGCAGCTCTCCGCCCGGCACGCCGTCGCGTTCGCGGAGGACAGCAGGCTCGCCGCGCTCTACGGGACGACGACGAGGACCGTCAACACCATCCATCACCAGTCCGTCGACACCCCGGCCCCCGGGCTTCGCCCCGTCGCCTGGGCTCCCGACGGCATCGTCGAAGCCGTCGAGGCGGGCGACGACTGGGCCTTCTGGGCGGTGCAGTGGCACCCCGAGAAGATGACAGCCCCCGAAGAGGCCGCCGAGGAGCGCCCGCTGTTCGCGGCGTTCGTCGCGGCCGCCCGTGAACGCGCAGCGGAACCGTCCGCTGGCCAGAAAGGAACACGATGA
- a CDS encoding DUF3830 family protein, which translates to MTKQVFLEYENGVRAVATLFEDLAPRTCEAMWGALEKPVTMQAMHAMYAGPEVMVGLPEEAQNFDPEAVPAENQQVVPAPGDLQWYWQRPMQMGGLPFEWYEIGVFYDRGARILGPLGWTPVNIWAGITEGLAEFAQESAAIRIDGAKQLTIGRLV; encoded by the coding sequence ATGACCAAGCAGGTCTTCCTCGAGTACGAGAACGGCGTCCGCGCCGTCGCCACCCTGTTCGAGGACCTCGCCCCTCGCACGTGCGAGGCGATGTGGGGCGCGCTGGAGAAGCCGGTCACCATGCAGGCGATGCACGCGATGTACGCCGGACCCGAGGTCATGGTCGGCCTTCCCGAGGAGGCCCAGAACTTCGACCCCGAAGCCGTGCCCGCGGAGAACCAGCAGGTCGTGCCCGCACCGGGTGACCTGCAGTGGTACTGGCAGCGCCCCATGCAGATGGGCGGACTGCCGTTCGAGTGGTACGAGATCGGAGTCTTCTACGATCGTGGTGCCCGTATTCTCGGCCCCCTCGGATGGACACCCGTCAACATCTGGGCCGGCATCACCGAAGGACTCGCGGAGTTCGCTCAGGAGAGCGCCGCGATCCGCATCGACGGAGCGAAGCAGCTCACCATCGGACGCCTGGTCTAG
- a CDS encoding ABC transporter substrate-binding protein: protein MNTRRILTAGALVATGALVLAGCASGDGESSSGGDKEFAGETLVVTSFGGDWEKAFIEAVVDPFEEETGAKVELITLYSADALAQVTAQKASPQIDVVHFSGGQEFTAAEQGLIAPIAADDLSASGDLIDIATAGLERGEGPVIQLAPIGLVYNTEADAPAPTSWEDLFDGAYAGHVALTDFSNTYGVLSMLRVADALGGGIEDPSAAIADLGALASSGDAIVVPTSPDLQTAFAQRGTWLAPYAMDYAGTLQDAGLPVEFIVPEEGATASLITANVVEGRDNPELATLFIDYELRPEAQAVFAENMRYSPVNTKAELSDEAAEAVLTGDELDDVVVYAPGDIAASRQAWTDEWNALITK, encoded by the coding sequence ATGAACACCCGCAGAATCCTCACCGCCGGCGCGCTCGTCGCCACCGGTGCCCTCGTCCTCGCCGGCTGCGCGTCCGGCGACGGCGAGTCCTCGTCCGGTGGTGACAAGGAGTTCGCCGGCGAGACCCTGGTCGTCACGTCGTTCGGCGGAGACTGGGAGAAGGCCTTCATCGAGGCCGTCGTCGACCCGTTCGAGGAGGAGACCGGAGCGAAGGTCGAGCTGATCACCCTGTACAGCGCCGATGCCCTCGCCCAGGTCACCGCCCAGAAGGCGAGCCCGCAGATCGATGTCGTGCACTTCTCCGGCGGACAGGAGTTCACCGCCGCGGAGCAGGGCCTCATCGCCCCGATCGCCGCCGACGACCTGTCTGCGTCGGGAGACCTCATCGACATCGCGACCGCCGGCCTCGAGCGCGGCGAGGGTCCGGTCATCCAGCTCGCGCCCATCGGGCTCGTCTACAACACCGAGGCGGACGCCCCGGCGCCGACGTCCTGGGAAGACCTCTTCGACGGCGCCTACGCCGGTCACGTCGCCCTGACGGACTTCTCGAACACCTACGGGGTGCTGTCGATGCTCCGGGTGGCCGATGCGCTCGGGGGTGGCATCGAGGACCCGTCCGCGGCCATCGCCGACCTCGGAGCGCTGGCGTCCTCGGGCGACGCGATCGTCGTCCCCACCTCGCCGGACCTGCAGACCGCCTTCGCCCAGCGCGGCACCTGGCTGGCCCCGTACGCGATGGACTACGCAGGCACCCTGCAGGACGCGGGTCTCCCCGTCGAGTTCATCGTCCCGGAGGAGGGCGCCACCGCGTCGCTCATCACGGCGAACGTCGTCGAGGGCCGGGACAACCCCGAGCTGGCCACGCTCTTCATCGACTATGAGCTGCGCCCCGAAGCGCAGGCCGTCTTCGCGGAGAACATGCGCTACTCCCCCGTCAACACGAAGGCCGAGCTGTCGGACGAGGCGGCCGAGGCCGTGCTCACCGGCGACGAGCTCGACGACGTCGTGGTCTACGCCCCGGGAGACATCGCCGCGTCGCGTCAGGCGTGGACCGATGAGTGGAATGCGCTGATCACCAAATGA
- a CDS encoding ABC transporter permease: protein MSVRTRKEPWLLLLPAIVLLALAFVTPVAGMLLMSVQSPAGGFTLDNFTRLFASEYHLQAALRSLRLGVIQTVITLVIAVPLSYIMARAGSKVRSFLLIVVILPLMTSVVVRTFGWVVLMGPSGLMMQIPGAEFLVGGTQGFLGTETGVVIAMVQVLLPFAVLSILGVISGIRPQLEEASRTLGAGFWRTLRHVVLPLSVPGIVAGASLVFVLSVSSFITPRFIGGSQIPVFAQTIYVDATTNLDWAFAAAQAVLLFAGVMLVLAATSRLGKQKV from the coding sequence ATGAGCGTCCGAACCCGTAAGGAGCCCTGGCTCCTGCTCCTGCCGGCGATCGTGCTGCTCGCGCTCGCCTTCGTCACCCCGGTGGCCGGCATGCTGCTCATGAGCGTGCAATCGCCGGCAGGCGGGTTCACCCTCGACAACTTCACTCGCTTGTTCGCGAGCGAGTATCACCTCCAGGCGGCCCTGCGATCGCTCCGCCTGGGGGTGATCCAGACGGTGATCACCCTCGTCATCGCCGTCCCGCTGTCGTACATCATGGCGCGCGCCGGCTCGAAGGTGCGCTCCTTCCTCCTCATCGTGGTGATCCTGCCGCTGATGACGAGCGTCGTCGTCCGCACCTTCGGCTGGGTGGTGCTCATGGGGCCGTCCGGCCTGATGATGCAGATCCCCGGCGCGGAGTTCCTCGTCGGCGGCACGCAGGGATTCCTCGGTACCGAGACCGGCGTCGTGATCGCGATGGTGCAGGTGCTGCTGCCGTTCGCCGTGCTCAGCATCCTCGGCGTCATCTCCGGCATCCGTCCGCAGCTGGAGGAGGCCTCCCGCACCCTCGGCGCCGGATTCTGGCGCACGCTACGGCACGTCGTGCTGCCGCTGTCGGTGCCCGGCATCGTCGCCGGCGCCTCCCTGGTGTTCGTGCTCTCGGTGAGCTCCTTCATCACCCCCCGCTTCATCGGCGGCTCGCAGATCCCCGTGTTCGCACAGACGATCTACGTCGACGCGACCACCAACCTCGACTGGGCGTTCGCGGCGGCGCAGGCCGTGCTGCTGTTCGCGGGCGTGATGCTCGTGCTCGCGGCCACGTCCCGGCTCGGGAAGCAGAAGGTGTGA
- a CDS encoding ABC transporter permease, translated as MVRSVPILGRILAILLGVIVTLYMLVPLLVVAGASVGENRFLTFPGQGFTLDWYVEALTSDTYLEPFRLSLVVGVSVAILAASIGTAAALALTRFRVPGGAAIQALLMSPLTIPTIILAIGALSIASLTIGSPNVGVLIAIHVVIAIPYVMRTVTGVMTRADHFTEEAARTLGAGTWNRYRLVVLPIARPGIAAGAFFAFNISFDDAVIALFLRTPQLETLPIAIYGQLEFSTSPTVAAVSTLMVLLTVVLMIVLERIIGLGRLFV; from the coding sequence ATGGTCCGTTCCGTCCCGATCCTCGGCCGTATCCTCGCGATCCTCCTCGGCGTCATCGTGACGCTCTACATGCTCGTCCCGTTGCTCGTCGTCGCCGGCGCCTCGGTGGGAGAGAACCGCTTCCTCACGTTCCCCGGACAGGGCTTCACGCTCGACTGGTACGTGGAGGCGCTCACCTCCGACACCTACCTGGAGCCGTTCCGCCTGAGCCTCGTGGTGGGTGTGTCGGTCGCGATCCTCGCCGCCTCCATCGGCACCGCGGCGGCCCTCGCGCTGACGCGGTTCCGCGTTCCGGGAGGCGCGGCGATCCAGGCGCTGCTGATGTCGCCGCTGACGATCCCCACGATCATCCTCGCGATCGGCGCCCTCTCCATCGCCTCGCTCACGATCGGCTCCCCGAATGTGGGCGTGCTCATCGCGATCCATGTCGTCATCGCGATCCCCTACGTCATGCGCACCGTGACCGGCGTGATGACCCGTGCCGACCACTTCACCGAGGAGGCCGCGCGCACCCTCGGCGCCGGCACCTGGAACCGCTACCGCCTCGTGGTGCTGCCCATCGCCCGCCCCGGCATCGCGGCCGGAGCGTTCTTCGCCTTCAACATCTCGTTCGACGATGCGGTCATCGCCCTCTTCCTGCGCACCCCGCAGCTGGAGACCCTGCCCATCGCCATCTACGGCCAGCTGGAGTTCAGCACGTCGCCCACCGTGGCCGCCGTCTCGACCCTGATGGTCCTGCTCACCGTCGTCCTCATGATCGTCCTCGAACGCATCATCGGCCTGGGAAGGTTGTTCGTCTGA
- a CDS encoding ABC transporter ATP-binding protein: protein MTTLTITALTKDFKGTKVLKGIDLSMRSGEFVSLLGPSGCGKTTLLRCIAGLESPTSGTIEIAGQDVTKLPPEKRHLGMMFQSYALFPHMSVAENVRFGLRMSGEKSKAEQKELAVRALERVQMGHLADRMPAQLSGGQQQRVALARAIAFEPRVLLLDEPLSNLDARLREDMQVELKELHRTLGLTTVFVTHDQEEAMSLSDRIVLMNGGIIEQEGAPAELYSAPLTTFAADFIGAANLLPATRSGAIATLDGTAVQVPLTGAGPDGSGEVVLRQEDLHLSPAVGPGAPVPVEVIAHVYRGADVVYIVELAGRRLRVVRPRHEDPLPEGAAGLGWRDGAVLWIPAA, encoded by the coding sequence ATGACAACGCTCACCATCACTGCACTCACCAAGGACTTCAAGGGGACGAAGGTGCTCAAGGGCATCGACCTCTCGATGCGGTCCGGCGAGTTCGTCTCGCTCCTGGGCCCGTCGGGCTGCGGGAAGACGACGCTCCTCCGCTGCATCGCCGGGCTCGAGTCGCCCACGAGCGGCACGATCGAGATCGCGGGGCAGGACGTCACGAAGCTGCCGCCCGAGAAGCGTCACCTCGGCATGATGTTCCAGAGCTACGCGCTCTTCCCGCACATGAGCGTCGCCGAGAACGTGCGCTTCGGGCTGCGGATGTCGGGCGAGAAGTCGAAGGCCGAGCAGAAGGAGCTCGCCGTCCGGGCGTTGGAGCGTGTGCAGATGGGCCACCTCGCCGATCGCATGCCCGCGCAGCTCTCCGGCGGACAGCAGCAGCGCGTCGCCCTGGCCCGCGCCATCGCGTTCGAGCCGCGCGTGCTCCTGCTCGACGAGCCGCTGTCGAACCTCGATGCGCGTCTGCGCGAGGACATGCAGGTCGAGCTCAAGGAACTGCACCGAACGCTCGGTCTCACGACGGTGTTCGTCACGCACGACCAGGAGGAGGCGATGAGCCTCTCCGACCGCATCGTGCTCATGAACGGCGGGATCATCGAACAGGAGGGCGCGCCGGCGGAGCTGTACAGCGCCCCGCTCACCACCTTCGCCGCCGACTTCATCGGTGCCGCGAACCTCCTTCCCGCCACGCGCTCCGGCGCGATCGCGACCCTCGACGGCACCGCCGTGCAGGTCCCGCTCACGGGCGCCGGGCCGGACGGCTCGGGCGAGGTCGTGCTCCGGCAGGAGGATCTGCATCTGTCGCCCGCGGTGGGTCCGGGTGCCCCCGTCCCGGTCGAGGTGATCGCGCACGTCTACCGCGGCGCCGACGTCGTCTACATCGTCGAGCTCGCCGGGCGCCGCCTCCGCGTGGTCCGTCCGCGGCACGAGGACCCGCTCCCCGAGGGCGCGGCCGGTCTCGGCTGGCGCGACGGCGCCGTCCTCTGGATCCCCGCCGCCTGA
- a CDS encoding PrsW family glutamic-type intramembrane protease, translated as MARRPVVLAAFLLPLALAIVLFTIETGPVFLLCLAAVLPAAAVTMFAARWTAPRRARSWASSLLAVAWGAGAAVLLAAAIGAWSSEQAIYVDDQGIVREAVPTMWVLTPILEEIGKGLGVLLVLLLARRLGLRGVLFGAMVGALVGVGFAAVEDASAIAAEIAANDPGSGIATWIVRTLTFPTHAALTIWTGAALGLALDARRAWSRPLLALAGLLVAIAAHGAINYGNVAGATDQASFFMALGTAFGWIVVSTVLAVTLRLVLTRRRV; from the coding sequence GTGGCTCGCCGCCCCGTGGTGCTCGCCGCCTTCCTCCTCCCGCTGGCACTCGCGATCGTGCTGTTCACGATCGAAACCGGCCCCGTCTTCCTCCTGTGTCTCGCCGCCGTTCTGCCCGCGGCGGCCGTGACGATGTTCGCCGCCCGCTGGACCGCTCCGCGGCGTGCGCGGTCATGGGCGTCGTCCCTGCTCGCCGTGGCCTGGGGCGCCGGTGCCGCCGTGCTCCTCGCGGCCGCGATCGGCGCGTGGTCGTCCGAGCAGGCGATCTATGTCGACGACCAGGGCATCGTGCGTGAGGCGGTCCCCACGATGTGGGTGCTGACGCCCATCCTGGAGGAGATCGGAAAGGGTCTCGGCGTGCTGCTCGTCCTTCTGCTCGCACGACGCCTCGGCCTGCGCGGCGTGCTCTTCGGCGCGATGGTCGGCGCACTGGTCGGCGTGGGCTTCGCAGCCGTGGAGGACGCCTCCGCGATCGCGGCGGAGATCGCGGCGAACGATCCCGGCTCCGGCATCGCGACCTGGATCGTCCGCACCCTGACGTTCCCCACCCATGCCGCGCTCACCATCTGGACCGGGGCGGCGCTCGGTCTCGCTCTCGACGCCCGGCGCGCCTGGTCGCGCCCGCTCCTCGCGCTCGCCGGACTCCTGGTGGCGATCGCGGCCCACGGCGCGATCAACTACGGGAACGTGGCCGGCGCCACCGATCAGGCCTCGTTCTTCATGGCCCTGGGCACGGCCTTCGGCTGGATCGTGGTGTCGACGGTCCTCGCCGTGACCCTCCGCCTCGTGCTGACCCGTCGCCGGGTCTGA
- a CDS encoding alkaline phosphatase family protein translates to MVDDDTPSDASPRDPSRRGFFAVGGAALAGAVIGGAGGAAIGASVAGAGGRDGFADDPDPFAALTPRSEPGFDHMVVVMGENRSFDNLLGYLYTAETLPAGETFEGLAFGTHSNTAPDGTVVEAHVYRGDTDRIMSLPDPDPGEEYPHVNTQIFGTVDPKTNADLFVDEMTTPFNAPTHGEKATMSGFLEDYIINFRRLRDGKEPSLDEARHIMGSFSPEMLPVLSTLAAEFAVFDHWYAGVPSQTFCNRSFFHASTSHGFVTNQGGGGYRKWLDAPAAPTVFNRLEDRKVSWRIYIDELQLVSFTGMLHAAVLEKYWRTDHFGTMEDFYADAKNGTLPAYAFIEPRMVYDHNDFHPPFGKPRESVVDGEPVFDSAISDVRAGDRLIHDVYEAVRTSATPGGSNAVNTLLLITFDEHGGCYDHVPPPAATKPTKDTGAGEMGFTFDRLGCRVPAIAVSAYTRRGTIVHDEMHHGSVTVTLSRLHGLEPLNDRDQSANTLLNVVNLDKPRHPADWPVTTPAYTPPNPEDGTPQPNEADHLKPLTPPARGLLGLLLARYGAAGEKEPETFADAYRLLHEHGEELFGPPL, encoded by the coding sequence ATGGTCGACGACGACACCCCCTCCGACGCCTCTCCCCGCGACCCCTCACGGCGCGGATTCTTCGCCGTGGGCGGTGCCGCCCTGGCGGGAGCGGTTATCGGGGGCGCGGGAGGGGCGGCGATCGGAGCCTCCGTCGCCGGAGCCGGCGGCCGGGACGGCTTCGCCGATGACCCGGATCCGTTCGCCGCACTCACGCCCCGCTCGGAGCCCGGCTTCGATCACATGGTCGTGGTGATGGGCGAGAACCGCTCCTTCGACAACCTCCTCGGCTACCTCTACACGGCCGAGACGCTGCCGGCGGGCGAGACCTTCGAAGGTCTCGCATTCGGCACCCACAGCAACACCGCCCCGGACGGCACGGTGGTGGAGGCGCACGTCTACCGGGGCGACACGGACCGCATCATGAGCCTCCCCGATCCGGACCCGGGTGAGGAGTACCCGCACGTCAACACGCAGATCTTCGGCACCGTCGATCCGAAGACCAACGCGGACCTGTTCGTCGACGAGATGACCACGCCCTTCAACGCCCCCACCCACGGCGAGAAGGCGACGATGTCCGGTTTCCTCGAGGACTACATCATCAACTTCCGCCGACTGCGCGACGGGAAGGAGCCGAGCCTGGACGAAGCGCGGCACATCATGGGCTCGTTCTCGCCGGAGATGCTCCCGGTGCTCTCCACCCTCGCCGCCGAGTTCGCCGTGTTCGACCACTGGTACGCCGGAGTGCCCTCCCAGACCTTCTGCAACCGCTCCTTCTTCCACGCCTCGACCTCGCACGGCTTCGTGACGAATCAGGGTGGCGGCGGCTACCGGAAGTGGCTCGACGCCCCGGCCGCACCGACGGTGTTCAACCGCCTGGAAGACCGCAAGGTGAGCTGGCGGATCTACATCGACGAGCTCCAGCTGGTCTCCTTCACGGGGATGCTGCATGCGGCGGTGCTCGAGAAGTACTGGCGCACGGATCATTTCGGCACGATGGAGGACTTCTACGCCGACGCGAAGAACGGCACCCTCCCGGCCTACGCGTTCATCGAGCCCCGGATGGTCTACGACCACAACGACTTCCATCCGCCGTTCGGGAAGCCGCGGGAGAGCGTGGTCGACGGCGAACCCGTGTTCGACAGCGCCATCTCCGATGTGCGGGCGGGCGACCGGCTCATCCACGACGTCTACGAGGCCGTGCGCACGAGCGCGACGCCCGGCGGCTCGAACGCCGTGAACACCCTGTTGCTCATCACCTTCGACGAGCACGGGGGCTGTTACGACCACGTGCCTCCGCCCGCGGCCACGAAACCCACGAAGGACACCGGTGCCGGGGAGATGGGCTTCACGTTCGACCGGCTCGGTTGTCGCGTCCCGGCGATCGCGGTGTCGGCGTACACGCGGCGGGGCACGATCGTCCACGACGAGATGCACCACGGGTCGGTCACGGTCACGCTGTCACGCCTGCACGGCCTGGAGCCGCTGAACGACCGCGATCAGTCGGCCAACACGCTGCTCAACGTCGTGAACCTCGACAAGCCGCGGCACCCGGCCGACTGGCCCGTCACCACACCCGCGTACACGCCGCCGAACCCCGAAGACGGCACCCCGCAGCCGAACGAGGCCGATCACCTCAAGCCGCTCACGCCTCCCGCCCGGGGGCTGCTCGGGCTCCTCCTCGCCCGCTACGGCGCGGCGGGCGAGAAGGAACCGGAGACCTTCGCCGACGCGTACCGGCTCCTCCACGAGCACGGCGAGGAGCTGTTCGGCCCTCCGCTCTGA
- a CDS encoding dihydrofolate reductase family protein — translation MTRVRVDLNITLDGFATTTDQTPENPFGEDWGRLTAAYTATRTFQERVFHDTSGAGTTGVDEKYAAQYFQGIGAEIMGAGMFGLHANPDDPEWRGWWGEEPPFEVPVFVLTHTPRPPIEFANGTSFRFLSATPEEALREAVAVAGGRDVRVGGGATTVREFLRAGLVDDLHVGITPILTGSGIRLWDDLRGLEAGYRVTSEVAESGVTHVTFSREG, via the coding sequence ATGACCCGCGTGCGCGTCGACCTCAACATCACCCTCGACGGCTTCGCCACGACGACCGATCAGACCCCGGAGAACCCCTTCGGCGAGGACTGGGGACGCCTCACCGCGGCCTACACCGCGACCCGCACCTTCCAGGAGCGCGTCTTCCACGACACGAGCGGCGCGGGCACCACCGGGGTGGACGAGAAGTACGCGGCGCAGTACTTCCAGGGCATCGGCGCCGAGATCATGGGCGCCGGGATGTTCGGGCTCCACGCGAACCCGGACGACCCGGAGTGGCGCGGCTGGTGGGGCGAGGAGCCGCCGTTCGAGGTTCCGGTGTTCGTCCTCACGCACACGCCGCGCCCGCCGATCGAGTTCGCGAACGGCACGAGCTTCCGCTTCCTCTCCGCGACCCCGGAGGAGGCGCTGCGGGAAGCCGTAGCCGTGGCCGGAGGACGTGACGTGCGCGTCGGCGGCGGGGCGACCACGGTCCGGGAGTTCCTGCGCGCCGGGCTCGTCGACGACCTGCACGTCGGCATCACCCCCATCCTCACCGGCAGCGGCATCCGGCTGTGGGACGACCTGCGTGGTCTCGAGGCCGGCTATCGCGTGACGTCCGAGGTCGCGGAGTCCGGAGTGACCCACGTCACGTTCTCCCGCGAGGGCTGA
- a CDS encoding GNAT family N-acetyltransferase: MSAGSAPLIIRPCRGEEEYAALVEIWRSAVRATHDFLDEADFARIESHLASDYFPAVTLTVAEQDGIPVGFAGVHDGGLEMLFVSDALRGRGVGSVLLAEVVAHQAVVRVDVNEDNPGARGFYRSRGFVEVGRSALDGDGRPYPTIHMALPGDPGAS; the protein is encoded by the coding sequence ATGTCCGCAGGAAGTGCCCCGCTCATCATTCGGCCGTGTCGAGGGGAAGAGGAGTACGCGGCACTCGTCGAGATCTGGCGCAGTGCCGTTCGTGCCACGCATGACTTCCTCGACGAGGCCGACTTCGCCCGGATCGAATCGCATCTCGCGTCCGACTACTTCCCCGCGGTGACCCTCACCGTGGCCGAACAGGACGGGATTCCCGTCGGGTTCGCGGGTGTCCACGACGGCGGGCTGGAGATGCTCTTCGTCTCCGATGCCCTCCGCGGCCGCGGTGTGGGCTCCGTGCTCCTCGCCGAGGTCGTCGCCCATCAGGCCGTGGTCAGGGTCGATGTGAACGAGGACAACCCGGGCGCGCGCGGGTTCTACCGCAGCCGGGGCTTCGTGGAGGTGGGTCGGAGCGCGCTCGACGGCGACGGTCGTCCCTACCCGACCATCCACATGGCGCTTCCGGGAGATCCCGGGGCCTCTTGA
- a CDS encoding LLM class flavin-dependent oxidoreductase — translation MKAFGFLSFGHYADVPGSATRTAGDMLKQTIEIAEGADELGVNGAYVRVHHWARQAASPMPLLTAMAARTERIEVGTGVIDMRYENPFQFAEEAAALDLIADGRIALGVSRGSPETALRGYETFGFRDEEDPERGSVLAREKFEIFLRAIDGERLAPGDPRMVGAGQYLAIEPQSPTLRDHIWWGSGSRATAEETGRQGLNMMSSTLVTEATGQPFHELQREQIELFRSAYREAGHTGSPRVSVSRSVFPLVSDMDRAYFGLRSEENADQIGIIDGFRSTFGKTYAAEPDVLIEQLRQDEAVMAADTLMLTIPNQLGPEYNLHVLEAFAEHVAPALGWKPNTEGPVQGDPVA, via the coding sequence ATGAAGGCTTTCGGATTCCTCTCGTTCGGTCACTATGCCGACGTGCCCGGCTCGGCGACCCGCACCGCGGGCGACATGCTGAAGCAGACCATCGAGATCGCGGAGGGCGCGGACGAGCTCGGCGTCAACGGCGCCTATGTCCGCGTGCACCACTGGGCCCGCCAGGCGGCGTCCCCGATGCCGCTGCTGACGGCCATGGCCGCGCGCACCGAGCGGATCGAGGTCGGCACCGGCGTGATCGACATGCGCTACGAGAACCCGTTCCAGTTCGCGGAGGAGGCCGCCGCGCTCGACCTCATCGCCGACGGCCGGATCGCGCTCGGCGTGAGCCGTGGGTCACCCGAGACGGCGCTGCGCGGCTACGAGACCTTCGGCTTCCGCGACGAGGAGGACCCGGAGCGCGGCAGCGTGCTCGCGCGGGAGAAGTTCGAGATCTTCCTGCGGGCCATCGACGGCGAGCGCCTCGCCCCCGGCGACCCCCGGATGGTGGGCGCGGGACAGTACCTCGCGATCGAGCCCCAGTCGCCCACGCTGCGCGACCACATCTGGTGGGGCTCGGGTTCGCGTGCCACGGCCGAGGAGACCGGACGCCAGGGGCTCAACATGATGAGCTCGACGCTCGTGACCGAGGCCACGGGGCAGCCGTTCCACGAGCTGCAGCGCGAGCAGATCGAGCTGTTCCGCTCCGCCTACCGCGAGGCCGGTCACACCGGGTCGCCGCGGGTCTCGGTCAGCCGCAGCGTGTTCCCGCTCGTGTCGGACATGGACCGCGCCTACTTCGGGCTGCGCAGCGAGGAGAACGCCGACCAGATCGGCATCATCGACGGGTTCCGCTCCACGTTCGGCAAGACCTACGCCGCGGAGCCCGATGTGCTCATCGAGCAGCTCCGACAGGACGAGGCGGTCATGGCCGCGGACACCCTCATGCTGACGATCCCGAACCAGCTCGGGCCGGAGTACAACCTCCATGTGCTCGAGGCGTTCGCGGAGCACGTGGCGCCGGCCCTCGGGTGGAAGCCCAACACGGAGGGTCCGGTCCAGGGCGACCCCGTGGCCTGA